The DNA sequence TTTTTTGGTATTGACTGTTTTAGGTTTGGGCCTTACCTCAATGGCTCAAGAGGGGGAAGTACTTCCAGAAGAATCGGAATTCAAGGATCCAAAGACCAGAATATGGTACAATACGTATGGTATCATACGAATTTCAAATCGACTCTATTGGGATGCACAGACCCATTTTCGTTTCGAAGAGACCGAGAACACACCATTTATAGGACAGATAGGGCAGGTTTATAACCGTCATGCCATAGGCTACATTTATTCAAAATACATCAATTTCAGCCTCGGTGGCGTGTTGCGGGTCAACTTTAATACCAACGAAGATTCAGACGATCGAAATGTTGTGCCCGAATGGCGAATCTGGCATCAATACCAGTTTGCGCAACCTGTTTATAGCGCCATGATTTACCATCGCCTTCGTATTGAACACCGATGGAGCCAAGGGTTTGAAGAAAATAGTGAATATATTTTCAGAAACCGTTGGCGTTATATGTTTCGTGTCAAGGTGCCCTTGAACAGCAACAAGTTGGAACCTGGCACGCTCTATGTCTCACCAGAAGCGGAACTGATCATGCAGAGTGGTAAGGCCGTAGTGGGCAGCGTCATGGAAGACCTTCGTATAACCACTACTTTGGGGTATATTATAAACCCAAGGCTGAAAGTGGCCGGGGGCCTCATGTATTCTCAAGGCCAGACTTTGGAAAATGCCGGGGTATTCAAACAAAATTGGACCATGCGCTTTCATGTCTATTTCTCGCCTGATATTCGAAAGGTAAAAAATAAGCTACCTGCGATCCATTTTACCGATTGATACGTATATCAGACAGAGTTACGCGATTTCAATCATGAAGAAACCACATCTGACCAAGGCTACCTTTCTATTTTTGGCATTTTTCCTAGGGATGGCCAGCTTCTATTTTTTTAAGTCCGAAAACCTAAAAAAAGAACTACGGGAAGCTCAAGCACACCAACAAGAACTGGAAAGTTACATCGAAGCACGGCAAGCGCTGCTGCACATTGACTCGATGTTGGTAGATGGCGACGATTACCCCGGGGCACTCAAGGCATATCGCGCGCAATTGAACGATAAAAGCACGAGTAAAGAACTGCGACTGCGCATTTCACTGACCGAAAAATTGACGAGACTGACCGCAACAAAGCCCCATCAAGATTACGCAAAACTTGAACGGCTAAAAGAGCTTGACTCATTACAGGCACTGGCAACGATCAGGCCCAAAGAACTGCAACAATATGACTCATTGAGTTTTGCTCTTGAAAAGACCAAGGTACAGCTGGTGCGCATGAAACGACAGTTGAAGCAGAAATCTTTTGGCGAGTATTTGACCTTTACCAATGCCAAGGGCAGCCAAATGCATTATGTGGGCCAAGTAAAGAATGGTAAGGCCAATGGTTACGGTGTGGCCCTTTTTAATACCGGCAGTCGTTATGAAGGCCAATGGAAAGACAACCAACGTCATGGAAATGGAACTTTTTATTGGAAAGACGGTGAACGCTATGAAGGCGAGTACCAAAACGACAAAAGAAATGGCCAAGGCACCTATTTTTGGGCCAATGGCGAAAGGTTTGTCGGCCTTTGGAAGGGAGACGAACGTACCGGCGAAGGTATTTTCTATGGAAAAGAGGGTGATGTGGTGGCCAGCGGTGTTTGGGAAGACGACGAATTGGTCCAGGCCGATAAGCTATAACCGTTAAAACCGCACATATAATATCACGGGCCACAAGTTTCTTTTTGATGTGACCGGCCTTTTTGGGCAGACACTCCATACCCATAGAACAAGGGTTTCATTTCTCCCCATATTCAATTCGATACGGTTACCTCACGGTTTCTAGTTAGCGCTTTCCCTATCTTATACCGCACTGTTATACACCTTAGGGAAATATTTTTTTGCAAGGATTACATTTTAGGTTAAATTGTAAGATGGTAAAAAGTCATGTTTTAAGAAGATATGGACTGCTACTTTTACGCCTTTACCAAAGAAAATTCGATTAACAAAAAACCATTGGACGTATGAAAGTGTATGATGACAAACATATAAAGAACATAGTATTTGTGGGCGCCCACAACAGCGGCAAGACCACTTTGGCCGAGACCATGCTCTTTGAGGCCGGTCTAATCAATAGACGTGGTAGTGTCGAAAATGGAAATACGGTATCTGACTATCACGAAATTGAACATCAAAGGGGCACCTCGGTTTTTGCTACGCCACTGCACACCGAATGGCGCAATTACAAAATAAATATCATAGATACCCCGGGCCTCGATGACTTTATCGGTGAGATACTTTCTTCCATTCGGGTGGCCGATACCATTGTTACGGTCATTAATGCACGTCATGGGGTCGAGATAGGCACCGAGATTATTTGGAGCCATATCGACAACTATAACAAACCTACCTTGTTTGTGGTGAATCAGATAGACCATATGAATGCCGATTTTGAACATAGCTTCAACAGCATTAAAGCTTTGGTGGGCAATAACGCCGTCAAGATTCAATACCCCTTAAAGGTTGATGGTGCGCAATGTATCATCGATGTGCTGAAAATGAAGATGTACAAGTTTTCTCCACAGGGCGGAAAGCCAGAAAAATTCCCTATTCCCGACGATCAAAAAGAACTGGCAGACCATTTGCACAATGAATTGGTGGAAAAAGCGGCCGAAAATGATGAAGAACTGATGGAATTGTTTTTTGAAAAAGGTACCCTATCAGAAGACGAAATGCGGCAAGGTATCAAGGCAGGTATGCTCAACCATGAACTTTTTCCCGTTTTCTGTGTATCGGCATTGAACGATATGGGCAGTGGAAGGCTTATGGGCTTCATCGATAACGTGGCCCCGGCGGCGGCAGATTTGAAGCCTGAACAGAGCGTTGAAGACAAGACCATTGTGCGCACCAACGAGGCCCCAACGGTCTTGTTTGTCTTTAAAACGGTACACTTGCCCAATGTGGGCCAGATCACTTTTTTTAAGGTGAAATCGGGTGTGATCAAAGCCAATGATAAATTGGTCAATTCAAGAACCGGTGAGACCGAGACCTTGAACCAATTGTTCATCATGGACGGTAAAAAAAGAGAGTCGGTCTCTAAACTGGTCGTGGGTGATATCGGGGCAACCCTAAAATTGAAATATACCGAGACCAACGATACCCTACATGCAGAAAACAACAAGGTAACGATCAAACCTATTGCTTACCCAGAACCGAGAACAAAAAAATCGATATCGGCGGTAAATAAGAATGAAGACGAGAAGTTGAGCGATGCCCTAAAAAAGATACATAGCCAAGACCCTACGGTGGTCGTTTCTTATTCCAAAGAATTGAAACAACAAATCTTGGGCTGCCAAGGCGAGCTACATTTGGCGACCATCAGCTGGACATTGGAAAATATATACGGCATAAAAGCAGCGTTCATACAACCAAAAATCGCTTACAGGGAAACCATAAAGCGCACTTCAACGGCCAATTACCGCCATAAGAAACAATCAGGTGGCGCAGGCCAGTTCGCACAGGTGCACATGAAGATCGAGCCATGGTACGAGGGCATGGCCGAACCCGAGGGATTCAACATTCGTGGCAAAGAGGAGGTAGAGCTCGCATGGGGCGGAAAACTGATTTTTTACAATTGCATCGTCGGTGGGGTGATCGATCTTCGTTATTTGCCCTCTATAAAAAAAGGGATTCTTGAGGTGATGGAGTCAGGACCCCTTACGGGCTCTTACATCAGGGATGTTAGGGTCATGGTCTACGACGGCAAGATGCATTCAGTAGACTCGAACGATATCGCTTTCAAGATTGCAGGGGCACATGCTTTCAAAGCAGCATTTTTAAACGCCAAACCCAAATTACTTGAACCGATTCGAGAGTTGACCGTAAAGGTGCCCGAAGAAATGATCGGCAATGTGATGACCGATCTACAATCAAGACGTTCCGTTATTTTGGGTATCGACAGCAGTGACCACTATCAGATTTTGAAGTGCGCAACACCCGAAGCAGAGTTGTACGGTTATTCTACCGACTTGCGCTCATTGACACAAGGTAAGGCCACTTTTAATTCGGTGTTTTCCTCTTTTGAAGCGGTTCCTGATAGTATTCAGCAAAATTTGGTGCAGCAAAAAGAATAGCAAATAGGGGGTTGGTTGGTTTTCTATAGTATGCTGAAGGCATAGAAGATGATTTTTGTCATATTAAATGTACCGGGTCATCAATATATTCTGAACGCAAAAACTTGACAGATGAAAGCCAACAAAACGATTTATTACCGTTCAATTATGATCAATACCCTGGCTCTTTTCATTCTAGGGCTTACCAGTGTAGGTGCACAGATAAAGAATGAAATTGAATCAGCATTTCAGAAACCCGAAACCGAAGATCAGATTTTGACCTATTGGGATGTCAAAGCCTTTCGGCCCCAGGCAAAGCTTATCGATATCAAGGCCATTGACAAAGAAGGCAACATGCACGATGTCAAGGCCATTCAAGACTCTGATGATACCAGTGTTCTGAACGTGAAGGCCATTGTGAACGGTGAACAATTGCCCATTAAACTGATAGTAAAGAAAGATGATCGCTTTTATCCTGTAAAGGCCATTGACAACGACGGTTATCTTATAGCCATTAAGGCCGTGACCGAAGAGGGGGAAATACTTGATGTCAAGGGAGTGAGCAAATCTGGCAATGTCGTTCACTTACGGGCGATTACCAAAAACCTGCTGTTCTATAACATCATTGCTATATCGCCAGAAGGTAAGGTCAATGATGTAAAAGGTATAAAAATGCTCAATACTACCGTAGAAACCGTAATAAATGGGGTACAGGTGTACGCACATGTCAAATCGCTGGCGCAACAATAAAAATCCCTTTTGTCAAATATGGGGTATGATTTTTATGGAATTTTGACCAATTGGCTAAACGGAGTTCAATGAAAAAAATACTCATTTTGCAAATGCGGCCCGAAGATGAGGCGGCAGACAGTGAGTTCGAGGCGATATTGCGCGTGGGTAGATTGACCCAAGATGAAGTACACCGCATTCGGTTAGAACAAGGTATTCCCACTATTGATATCAATGATTATTCGGCTATCATTGCCGGTGGAAGCCCCTTTGATGTAAGTGCCGTAGAAGAAAACAAGGGCCAAG is a window from the Muricauda sp. SCSIO 65647 genome containing:
- a CDS encoding MORN repeat-containing protein, with the translated sequence MKKPHLTKATFLFLAFFLGMASFYFFKSENLKKELREAQAHQQELESYIEARQALLHIDSMLVDGDDYPGALKAYRAQLNDKSTSKELRLRISLTEKLTRLTATKPHQDYAKLERLKELDSLQALATIRPKELQQYDSLSFALEKTKVQLVRMKRQLKQKSFGEYLTFTNAKGSQMHYVGQVKNGKANGYGVALFNTGSRYEGQWKDNQRHGNGTFYWKDGERYEGEYQNDKRNGQGTYFWANGERFVGLWKGDERTGEGIFYGKEGDVVASGVWEDDELVQADKL
- a CDS encoding DUF2490 domain-containing protein, producing MGHRFSTFFLVLTVLGLGLTSMAQEGEVLPEESEFKDPKTRIWYNTYGIIRISNRLYWDAQTHFRFEETENTPFIGQIGQVYNRHAIGYIYSKYINFSLGGVLRVNFNTNEDSDDRNVVPEWRIWHQYQFAQPVYSAMIYHRLRIEHRWSQGFEENSEYIFRNRWRYMFRVKVPLNSNKLEPGTLYVSPEAELIMQSGKAVVGSVMEDLRITTTLGYIINPRLKVAGGLMYSQGQTLENAGVFKQNWTMRFHVYFSPDIRKVKNKLPAIHFTD
- a CDS encoding translation factor GTPase family protein, which translates into the protein MKVYDDKHIKNIVFVGAHNSGKTTLAETMLFEAGLINRRGSVENGNTVSDYHEIEHQRGTSVFATPLHTEWRNYKINIIDTPGLDDFIGEILSSIRVADTIVTVINARHGVEIGTEIIWSHIDNYNKPTLFVVNQIDHMNADFEHSFNSIKALVGNNAVKIQYPLKVDGAQCIIDVLKMKMYKFSPQGGKPEKFPIPDDQKELADHLHNELVEKAAENDEELMELFFEKGTLSEDEMRQGIKAGMLNHELFPVFCVSALNDMGSGRLMGFIDNVAPAAADLKPEQSVEDKTIVRTNEAPTVLFVFKTVHLPNVGQITFFKVKSGVIKANDKLVNSRTGETETLNQLFIMDGKKRESVSKLVVGDIGATLKLKYTETNDTLHAENNKVTIKPIAYPEPRTKKSISAVNKNEDEKLSDALKKIHSQDPTVVVSYSKELKQQILGCQGELHLATISWTLENIYGIKAAFIQPKIAYRETIKRTSTANYRHKKQSGGAGQFAQVHMKIEPWYEGMAEPEGFNIRGKEEVELAWGGKLIFYNCIVGGVIDLRYLPSIKKGILEVMESGPLTGSYIRDVRVMVYDGKMHSVDSNDIAFKIAGAHAFKAAFLNAKPKLLEPIRELTVKVPEEMIGNVMTDLQSRRSVILGIDSSDHYQILKCATPEAELYGYSTDLRSLTQGKATFNSVFSSFEAVPDSIQQNLVQQKE